A region of Sulfurimonas sp. DNA encodes the following proteins:
- a CDS encoding GDP-L-fucose synthase, whose protein sequence is MNKNSKIYIAGHKGLVGSAIVKNLKSKGYTNLIYKTHKELDLLDQMAVENFFEKEKPEYVVLAAAKVGGIVANNTYRADFIYENLQIQNNVIHQSYKHNVKKLLFLGSTCIYPKNAPQPMTEDSLLTSPLEYTNEPYAIAKIAGIKMCESYNIQYDTNFISVMPTNLYGPNDNFDLETSHVLPALLRKMHEAKLNNIPQVEIWGSGKPRREFLYSEDMADACVFLLECRDANVTYTKDLKEIRNTHINIGTGVDISIKQLALSIKKIVGYDGELYFNDTKPDGTMVKLTNPSKLNELGWKYKIELEDGIKMMYEWYLKR, encoded by the coding sequence ATGAATAAAAATAGCAAAATATATATTGCAGGGCATAAAGGACTAGTAGGTTCAGCAATAGTAAAAAACTTAAAATCTAAAGGCTATACAAATTTAATATATAAAACTCATAAAGAGTTGGATTTATTAGACCAAATGGCAGTAGAAAACTTCTTTGAAAAAGAAAAACCAGAGTATGTTGTCTTGGCTGCTGCAAAAGTTGGTGGAATAGTTGCTAACAATACTTACAGAGCTGACTTCATTTATGAGAACCTACAAATTCAAAATAATGTAATCCACCAGAGCTATAAACATAATGTAAAAAAATTACTTTTTTTAGGAAGTACTTGCATCTACCCAAAAAATGCACCACAGCCCATGACTGAAGACAGTTTACTTACTAGTCCTTTAGAGTATACAAACGAACCTTATGCCATAGCAAAAATAGCAGGTATCAAAATGTGTGAGTCTTACAATATTCAGTATGACACAAATTTTATATCTGTAATGCCTACAAATCTATATGGACCAAACGATAATTTCGATTTAGAAACTTCTCATGTACTTCCCGCACTACTTAGAAAAATGCATGAAGCAAAACTTAACAATATCCCTCAAGTAGAGATATGGGGAAGTGGAAAACCAAGAAGAGAATTTTTATATAGTGAAGATATGGCTGATGCTTGCGTATTTTTACTTGAATGTAGAGATGCTAACGTTACATATACAAAAGATTTAAAAGAAATAAGAAATACACATATAAATATAGGTACAGGTGTAGATATATCTATAAAACAGTTGGCATTGAGTATTAAAAAAATAGTTGGATATGATGGTGAATTGTATTTTAATGATACTAAACCAGATGGTACTATGGTAAAGCTGACTAACCCATCTAAACTTAATGAGTTAGGGTGGAAATATAAGATTGAGCTTGAAGATGGTATCAAAATGATGTATGAGTGGTATTTAAAAAGATGA
- a CDS encoding mannose-1-phosphate guanylyltransferase/mannose-6-phosphate isomerase, with protein MTNIILCGGSGTRLWPISRTLMPKQFVKLFDEKSLFQLTVERNSKICDSQYIVSNTEQYFLALDQLEELNKTNNKYLLEPIGRNTAPAIALACMALSPDEVVLVTPSDHLIKDEIEYEKVLNKAQKLANDGFLITFGITPTFVEIGFGYIESEGLNVKAFHEKPDFKTAERYLQAGNYYWNSGMFCFKAGVFLDELKKYSPNIYKSSVKAFNNAKKEDTIRIKHDDMLDIPEDSIDYAVMEKSSIVKVVASDIKWSDVGSFDALFEELPKDENNNTKNDKHISIDSKNNLIYGQNKYIATIDIENMIIVDTGDAILISKRGSSQKVKKVIAEIKKTTNLHNIHLTGHRPWGTYTILEDSIGYKIKRIEVKPKKRLSLQRHKYRNEHWVVVSGCATVTINEDTFVLNQNESTYIKAGDVHRLLNDTNKPLVIIEAQVGSYTGEDDIQRLEDDYKRN; from the coding sequence ATGACGAATATAATCTTATGTGGGGGAAGTGGTACTAGACTATGGCCTATTAGTCGTACATTAATGCCAAAACAATTTGTAAAACTTTTTGATGAAAAATCATTGTTTCAGTTGACAGTTGAGAGAAATTCTAAAATATGTGATAGTCAATATATAGTTTCAAATACGGAACAATATTTTTTAGCACTTGATCAACTTGAAGAGTTGAATAAAACTAATAATAAATATTTATTGGAACCAATTGGAAGGAATACAGCACCTGCAATTGCCTTAGCTTGTATGGCTCTTAGTCCTGATGAAGTAGTATTGGTCACACCATCAGATCATCTTATAAAAGATGAGATTGAATATGAGAAAGTATTAAACAAAGCTCAAAAATTAGCGAATGACGGTTTTCTTATAACATTTGGCATTACTCCAACATTTGTAGAAATAGGGTTTGGATATATTGAGAGCGAAGGCTTGAATGTAAAAGCTTTTCACGAAAAACCAGATTTTAAAACAGCTGAGCGATATTTACAGGCAGGAAACTATTATTGGAATTCTGGAATGTTCTGTTTTAAAGCAGGAGTATTTTTAGATGAACTTAAAAAATACTCTCCAAATATTTACAAGTCTTCAGTAAAAGCCTTTAACAATGCAAAAAAAGAAGACACTATTAGAATTAAACATGATGATATGCTAGATATTCCAGAAGATAGTATTGACTATGCCGTTATGGAAAAATCAAGTATTGTTAAAGTTGTAGCCTCGGATATAAAATGGTCTGATGTTGGAAGCTTTGACGCACTCTTTGAAGAACTTCCAAAAGATGAAAATAATAATACTAAGAATGATAAACATATTTCAATTGACTCAAAAAACAATCTTATATACGGTCAAAATAAATATATAGCTACAATAGATATTGAAAATATGATTATTGTTGATACTGGGGATGCTATACTTATCAGCAAAAGGGGAAGTTCTCAAAAAGTAAAAAAAGTTATAGCAGAGATTAAAAAAACAACTAACTTGCATAATATTCATTTAACAGGTCATAGACCATGGGGAACATATACTATACTTGAAGATTCCATAGGTTACAAGATAAAAAGAATCGAAGTTAAACCTAAAAAAAGATTATCTTTACAAAGACATAAGTATAGGAATGAGCATTGGGTAGTTGTAAGTGGTTGTGCGACTGTAACGATAAATGAAGATACATTTGTACTAAATCAAAATGAATCAACATACATCAAAGCAGGCGATGTTCACAGACTTTTAAATGATACTAACAAACCATTAGTTATAATAGAAGCACAAGTAGGTAGTTATACAGGCGAAGATGATATCCAAAGATTAGAAGATGATTATAAAAGGAACTAG
- a CDS encoding ATP-binding protein, with amino-acid sequence MIVTPKELLLAIADGESETLEFKISFQKEVIESIVAFSNARGGKVFVGVDDLGKIVGVELTKESLQNWINQIKQNSSPSIIPNINIIEIYKKNVVIIEVKEYPIKPVSYKNRYLLRRKNSNHVMSMEEIANEYLKTKNSSWDYYIDTSQDFNDISLEKIERFIKRVEKTFNKSFADTPMKILQKYSLVQDDKITFGAYLLFVKDFCLISGIQAGRFKTSTDIIDSISLNCDILNEVDELIIFIRKHLMVEYIITGSPQREERYDYPLDAIREIVLNMIVHRDYRDSSDSVIKIFDDRIEFFNPGNLYDGLTIEQLISNNYESKTRNKLISLMFKECGLIEKYGSGISRIKKFCIEHNIVAPKFEEIQKGFRVTLYKEKLAEGINEGINEGINEGIKSLFSFIKNNPSQRISHISDNLNIPSKTLERWIKQLRDEKKIIYKGSKKTGGYFCL; translated from the coding sequence ATGATAGTAACACCAAAAGAACTTTTACTAGCTATAGCTGATGGAGAAAGTGAAACATTAGAATTTAAAATATCTTTTCAAAAAGAAGTTATTGAATCTATCGTGGCTTTTTCCAATGCTAGAGGTGGAAAAGTTTTTGTAGGAGTTGATGACCTTGGTAAAATAGTTGGTGTTGAACTTACTAAAGAAAGTTTACAAAACTGGATAAATCAAATTAAACAAAATAGTTCACCTTCAATTATTCCTAATATAAATATTATTGAAATATACAAAAAAAATGTAGTAATTATAGAAGTAAAAGAGTACCCTATTAAACCAGTAAGTTACAAAAACAGGTATCTTCTAAGAAGAAAAAACTCAAACCATGTTATGAGTATGGAAGAGATTGCAAATGAATACTTGAAAACTAAAAATAGTTCTTGGGATTATTATATAGATACATCTCAAGACTTTAACGATATAAGTTTGGAGAAAATAGAAAGATTTATTAAAAGAGTTGAGAAAACTTTTAATAAATCTTTTGCAGATACTCCTATGAAAATACTGCAAAAGTACAGCTTAGTGCAAGATGATAAAATAACTTTTGGAGCATATTTATTATTTGTCAAAGATTTCTGCCTTATCAGTGGCATACAAGCAGGACGATTTAAAACTTCAACAGATATTATAGACAGTATCTCTTTAAATTGTGATATTTTAAATGAAGTTGATGAATTGATAATATTTATACGAAAACATCTTATGGTTGAATACATTATTACAGGTAGCCCCCAAAGAGAAGAAAGGTATGACTATCCATTAGATGCTATAAGAGAGATAGTTTTAAATATGATTGTTCATAGAGACTATAGAGATAGCAGTGATTCTGTTATTAAGATATTTGATGACAGAATAGAATTTTTTAATCCTGGAAATTTATATGATGGATTAACTATCGAACAACTTATTTCAAATAATTATGAATCAAAAACAAGAAATAAGCTGATTTCTCTTATGTTTAAAGAGTGTGGTCTTATAGAAAAGTATGGTTCAGGAATAAGTAGGATTAAAAAGTTTTGTATAGAGCATAATATTGTAGCACCTAAATTTGAAGAGATACAAAAAGGTTTTAGAGTTACGCTATATAAAGAAAAACTAGCTGAGGGAATAAATGAGGGAATAAATGAGGGAATAAATGAGGGAATAAAATCTCTTTTTAGTTTTATAAAAAACAATCCATCGCAAAGAATATCTCATATATCAGATAATTTAAATATTCCTTCTAAAACACTAGAAAGGTGGATAAAACAACTCAGAGATGAAAAAAAAATAATATACAAAGGAAGTAAAAAAACTGGTGGGTATTTTTGTTTATGA
- the gmd gene encoding GDP-mannose 4,6-dehydratase has product MREKVALITGITGQDGSYLAEFLLKKAYIVHGIKRRSSLFNTDRIDHLYQDPHVENRNLILHYGDMTDSMNLTRIIQEVQPDEIYNLAAMSHVAVSFETPEYVANADGTGTLRILEAVKLLGLTKKTKIYQASTSELYGKVQETPQSETTPFYPRSPYAVAKMYAYWITVNYREAYGMFACNGILFNHESPVRGETFVTRKITRAASKIALGLQDKLYLGNLDAKRDWGHAKDYVRMMWLILQADEAQDWVIATGETTTVRDFVKMSFAYAGIELEFKGEGVDEKAFVISCSNPDYQVEIGKEVVSVDPKYFRPTEVDLLLGDPTKAETKLGWKREYKLDELVNDMMKSDLKLMTKDVYLQEGGYKTMSYFE; this is encoded by the coding sequence ATGAGGGAAAAAGTAGCATTAATAACAGGAATAACAGGACAGGATGGAAGTTATTTAGCTGAGTTCTTGTTAAAAAAAGCTTATATAGTTCATGGCATAAAAAGAAGAAGTTCACTTTTTAATACTGACCGCATAGACCACCTCTATCAAGATCCACATGTAGAAAATAGAAACTTAATCTTACACTACGGTGATATGACGGATAGTATGAACTTAACTCGTATTATTCAAGAAGTTCAACCAGATGAAATATATAACTTAGCGGCTATGAGTCATGTCGCTGTATCTTTTGAAACTCCTGAGTATGTTGCCAATGCAGATGGTACAGGAACGCTTAGAATTCTTGAAGCTGTTAAACTTTTAGGGCTTACAAAAAAAACAAAAATATATCAAGCTTCTACTTCTGAGCTATATGGGAAAGTGCAAGAAACTCCTCAAAGTGAAACAACACCATTTTATCCAAGAAGTCCTTATGCAGTAGCAAAAATGTACGCATACTGGATAACTGTGAACTATAGGGAAGCTTATGGTATGTTTGCTTGTAATGGAATTTTGTTTAATCATGAGTCTCCAGTAAGAGGTGAGACTTTTGTAACGAGAAAGATTACAAGAGCAGCATCTAAAATAGCATTAGGATTACAAGATAAATTGTACCTTGGCAACTTAGATGCTAAAAGGGATTGGGGTCATGCAAAAGACTATGTAAGAATGATGTGGTTAATTCTTCAAGCTGATGAAGCACAAGACTGGGTTATAGCAACTGGCGAGACTACAACAGTAAGAGATTTTGTAAAAATGAGTTTTGCTTATGCAGGAATAGAGTTAGAATTTAAAGGCGAAGGTGTAGATGAAAAAGCATTTGTAATATCTTGTTCAAATCCAGATTATCAAGTTGAAATAGGAAAAGAAGTTGTTTCAGTGGATCCTAAATATTTTAGACCTACAGAAGTTGACTTACTTTTAGGTGACCCTACTAAAGCAGAAACAAAACTTGGATGGAAAAGAGAGTATAAATTAGATGAACTTGTAAATGACATGATGAAATCAGACCTAAAACTTATGACAAAAGATGTATATCTACAAGAGGGTGGATATAAAACTATGAGTTATTTTGAATAA